The proteins below come from a single Oerskovia jenensis genomic window:
- a CDS encoding MBL fold metallo-hydrolase encodes MRLVVVGSSGSFAGPDSPASSYLVQVPDDVSPDGREWNLLLDMGNGALGALQRFVDPRRLDAIGLSHLHPDHFVDVCGLYVYLKYHPDRAAATSAAPPVRPNDEPAVGALPVWGPSNTAERIGAAYGLEAGESMESQFTFETWEPGQVVTVGPLEIEPFRVYHPVEAYGVRVTGPSSLVPGERVTLAYTGDTDACDAVVELARDADLLLAEAAFQEGRDDAVDRGIHLTGRRAGEVATAAGARRLVLTHLPAWNDKQAARDEATAVYAGPVDLAATGRVFTL; translated from the coding sequence ATGCGCCTGGTCGTCGTCGGCTCCTCGGGCTCGTTCGCGGGCCCTGACTCCCCGGCCTCGTCGTACCTCGTCCAGGTGCCCGACGACGTCTCACCGGACGGGCGCGAGTGGAACCTCCTGCTCGACATGGGCAACGGCGCGCTCGGCGCCCTGCAGCGTTTCGTCGACCCGCGCCGGCTCGACGCGATCGGCCTGTCCCACCTGCATCCCGACCACTTCGTCGACGTCTGCGGGCTGTACGTCTACCTGAAGTACCACCCGGACAGGGCGGCGGCGACGTCCGCGGCGCCGCCGGTGCGACCCAACGACGAGCCCGCCGTGGGTGCCCTGCCGGTCTGGGGGCCGTCGAACACCGCCGAGCGCATCGGAGCGGCCTACGGCCTCGAGGCGGGGGAGTCCATGGAGTCCCAGTTCACGTTCGAGACCTGGGAACCGGGCCAGGTCGTGACCGTGGGACCTCTCGAGATCGAGCCGTTCCGGGTCTACCACCCCGTCGAGGCCTACGGCGTGCGGGTCACGGGGCCCTCCAGCCTGGTCCCGGGCGAGCGCGTCACGCTCGCCTACACCGGCGACACCGACGCGTGCGACGCGGTCGTCGAGCTCGCGCGCGACGCCGACCTCCTGCTGGCCGAGGCCGCGTTCCAGGAGGGGCGGGACGACGCGGTCGACCGCGGCATCCACCTGACGGGCAGGCGCGCGGGCGAGGTCGCGACGGCGGCCGGCGCCAGGCGGCTCGTCCTGACGCACCTGCCGGCCTGGAACGACAAGCAGGCCGCGCGCGACGAGGCCACGGCGGTCTACGCCGGGCCGGTCGACCTCGCGGCGACGGGTCGGGTCTTCACGCTCTGA
- the clpS gene encoding ATP-dependent Clp protease adapter ClpS — MDTREGLSLADTWVTLVWNDPVNLMSYVTYVFESYFGFSQQKARTLMLQVHQEGRAVVSSGGREKVEVDVQAMHEFGLWATMQRSGE; from the coding sequence ATCGACACGCGGGAGGGACTTTCCCTCGCCGACACCTGGGTGACTCTGGTGTGGAACGACCCGGTGAACCTCATGAGCTACGTGACGTACGTCTTCGAGAGCTACTTCGGGTTCAGCCAGCAGAAGGCGAGGACCCTCATGCTGCAGGTGCACCAGGAGGGGCGGGCCGTCGTCTCGTCGGGCGGCAGGGAGAAGGTCGAGGTGGACGTGCAGGCGATGCACGAGTTCGGGCTGTGGGCCACGATGCAGCGGAGCGGGGAGTAG
- a CDS encoding NUDIX hydrolase family protein has protein sequence MTDTADFPPDDFSREIPQPAGWLSAEDLAAARSHLPLVYVDAVPVRVDDSGDVVAVGLLLRVTPEGQMTRALVSGRVMYHERIRDALLRHIEKDLGPVALPHVPASPQPFTVAEYLPTPGITGYHDPRQHAVSLAYVVPVSGDCQPQQQALELAWLTPEQACSDQVQLEMHGGQGTLLRQAMAYVGRLS, from the coding sequence GTGACGGACACCGCCGACTTCCCGCCCGACGACTTCTCCCGCGAGATCCCCCAGCCCGCCGGGTGGCTGAGCGCGGAGGACCTCGCGGCCGCACGCTCCCACCTGCCGCTCGTCTACGTCGACGCGGTCCCGGTCCGGGTCGACGACTCGGGCGACGTGGTCGCCGTCGGGCTGCTGCTGCGTGTGACACCCGAGGGGCAGATGACCCGCGCGCTCGTGTCGGGGCGCGTGATGTACCACGAGCGCATCCGCGACGCGCTGCTGCGCCACATCGAGAAGGACCTGGGCCCCGTGGCCCTGCCTCACGTCCCGGCGTCCCCGCAGCCCTTCACGGTCGCCGAGTACCTGCCGACGCCCGGCATCACGGGGTACCACGACCCTCGCCAGCACGCGGTCTCGCTCGCGTACGTCGTCCCGGTCTCGGGCGACTGCCAGCCCCAGCAGCAGGCGCTCGAGCTCGCGTGGCTCACGCCCGAGCAGGCGTGCAGCGACCAGGTGCAGCTCGAGATGCACGGTGGCCAGGGCACGCTCCTGCGGCAGGCCATGGCGTACGTCGGCCGCCTGTCGTGA
- the murI gene encoding glutamate racemase: MNDAPIGIFDSGVGGLTVARSILDQLPNESLLYIGDTANSPYGPKPLAAVRAMALSIMDQLVDEGVKMLVIACNTASSAVLRDARERYTARYGMPVIEVILPAARRAVAATRTGNIGVIGTRGTIESRAYDDAFAVAPGLRLTSQACPEFVRLVEAGVTSGPEVLEIAHEYLAPVRAAGVDTLVLGCTHYPLLAGAISYVMGDEVTLVSSAEETAKDVYRTLVAHGLERSREAGAPAHRFRATGSAEPFDQLARRFLGPEVSLVEAV; encoded by the coding sequence GTGAACGACGCACCCATCGGCATCTTCGACTCGGGAGTCGGGGGCCTCACGGTCGCCCGCTCGATCCTCGACCAGCTGCCGAACGAGTCGCTGCTGTACATCGGTGACACCGCGAACAGCCCGTACGGACCCAAGCCGCTCGCCGCGGTGCGCGCCATGGCGCTCTCGATCATGGACCAGCTGGTCGACGAGGGCGTCAAGATGCTCGTCATCGCGTGCAACACGGCGTCGTCCGCGGTGCTGCGCGACGCTCGCGAGCGCTACACGGCGCGCTACGGGATGCCCGTGATCGAGGTGATCCTGCCTGCCGCGCGGCGCGCGGTGGCCGCGACCCGGACGGGCAACATCGGTGTCATCGGGACGCGGGGGACCATCGAGTCCCGTGCGTACGACGACGCGTTCGCGGTCGCCCCCGGCCTGCGGCTCACGTCGCAGGCGTGCCCCGAGTTCGTGCGTCTCGTCGAGGCGGGCGTGACGTCGGGGCCGGAGGTGCTCGAGATCGCGCACGAGTACCTCGCGCCGGTCCGGGCAGCCGGCGTGGACACGCTCGTGCTCGGCTGCACGCACTACCCGCTCCTCGCGGGGGCGATCTCCTACGTCATGGGTGACGAGGTCACGCTCGTCTCGAGCGCCGAGGAGACCGCGAAGGACGTGTACCGCACGCTCGTCGCGCACGGCCTGGAGCGCTCGCGCGAGGCGGGCGCCCCGGCGCACCGGTTCCGGGCGACGGGCAGCGCCGAGCCGTTCGACCAGCTCGCGCGCCGCTTCCTCGGGCCCGAGGTCTCGCTCGTGGAGGCCGTCTGA
- the ppk2 gene encoding polyphosphate kinase 2 → MSKTSKKSSTTKKSKKKSEKAEGLPREVYEAELFRLQAELVRLQQWTQATGARVVVIFEGRDAAGKGGVIKRITQYLSPRVVRIAALPTPTERERSEWYYQRYIAHLPAAGEIVLFDRSWYNRAGVEKVMGFCTPQEYDRFMAQTPVFEQMLIDDGIILRKYWFSVSDGEQLKRFRSRLSDPVRQWKLSPMDLESIHRWEDYSRAKDEMMAHTDVPASPWFVVESDSKKNARLNMISHLLSTIGYVDVPHDKVVLPDRPPASGDYVRPPRELANYVPDHVAQLLGDPENGF, encoded by the coding sequence ATGTCGAAGACGTCCAAGAAGTCGAGCACGACGAAGAAGTCGAAGAAGAAGTCTGAGAAGGCCGAGGGCCTGCCCCGCGAGGTCTACGAGGCCGAGCTGTTCCGGCTGCAGGCCGAGCTCGTCAGGCTCCAGCAGTGGACCCAGGCCACCGGCGCGCGCGTCGTCGTGATCTTCGAGGGGCGCGACGCCGCCGGCAAGGGGGGCGTGATCAAGCGCATCACGCAGTACCTGAGCCCTCGCGTCGTGCGCATCGCCGCCCTGCCGACGCCGACCGAGCGCGAACGCTCCGAGTGGTACTACCAGCGCTACATCGCCCACCTGCCCGCGGCGGGCGAGATCGTGCTGTTCGACCGGTCCTGGTACAACCGGGCGGGCGTCGAGAAGGTCATGGGCTTCTGCACCCCGCAGGAGTACGACCGCTTCATGGCGCAGACCCCCGTCTTCGAGCAGATGCTCATCGACGACGGGATCATCCTGCGCAAGTACTGGTTCTCGGTCTCGGACGGCGAGCAGCTCAAGCGCTTCCGCTCCCGGCTGTCCGACCCGGTGCGCCAGTGGAAGCTGAGCCCCATGGACCTCGAGTCGATCCACCGCTGGGAGGACTACTCGCGGGCCAAGGACGAGATGATGGCGCACACCGACGTGCCCGCCAGCCCGTGGTTCGTGGTCGAGTCGGACTCCAAGAAGAACGCGCGGCTCAACATGATCTCGCACCTGCTCTCGACGATCGGCTACGTCGACGTGCCGCACGACAAGGTCGTGCTGCCCGATCGCCCGCCCGCGTCGGGCGACTACGTGCGTCCTCCGCGCGAGCTCGCGAACTACGTCCCGGACCACGTGGCCCAGCTCCTGGGCGACCCCGAGAACGGGTTCTGA
- a CDS encoding DUF2017 family protein: MGHDAAERGVVRPFRRARRGYVAELSASERLVLAHVVGDVVELLQEQTGTVPHEDPEGARIEGVAPLSAPAEDVQAPTDPAVRRLLPDASREDGEVSAEFRRFTQGDLVAEKARRLLLLADLLLAGDPQDAEALTPLIVRPDDARRVAGALTDIRVVLAERLDLRTDDQVEDLHDEVLAREESGVEPPEEAPDAARRFLASVFLLSGWLQESLVELMLAEVRRTAR, translated from the coding sequence GTGGGCCACGATGCAGCGGAGCGGGGAGTAGTGCGGCCGTTCCGGCGCGCGCGGCGCGGGTACGTCGCGGAGCTGAGCGCCTCGGAACGCCTCGTGCTCGCGCACGTGGTGGGCGACGTCGTCGAGCTCTTGCAGGAGCAGACGGGGACCGTCCCGCACGAGGACCCCGAGGGGGCCCGGATCGAGGGCGTCGCGCCGCTGTCGGCGCCCGCGGAGGACGTGCAGGCCCCCACGGACCCGGCGGTGCGCCGGCTCCTGCCGGACGCCTCGCGCGAGGACGGCGAGGTGTCGGCGGAGTTCCGTCGGTTCACCCAGGGCGACCTCGTGGCGGAGAAGGCCCGACGGCTGCTCCTCCTCGCGGACCTGCTGCTCGCAGGCGACCCGCAGGACGCGGAGGCGTTGACGCCGCTCATCGTCCGGCCCGACGACGCGCGTCGCGTCGCGGGAGCCCTGACCGACATCCGGGTCGTCCTCGCGGAGCGTCTGGACCTGCGCACCGACGACCAGGTCGAGGACCTGCACGACGAGGTCCTGGCGCGTGAGGAGTCGGGGGTCGAGCCCCCGGAGGAGGCCCCGGACGCCGCACGGCGCTTCCTGGCGAGCGTGTTCCTGCTCTCGGGATGGTTGCAGGAGTCGTTGGTCGAGCTGATGCTCGCCGAGGTGCGCCGGACCGCTCGCTGA
- the rph gene encoding ribonuclease PH: protein MTSASTSQTVRADGRTPDELRPVTITRNWLDAAEGSVLVEFGRTRVLCAASFTEGVPRWRKGSGQGWVTAEYSMLPRATSTRSDRESVKGRIGGRTHEISRLIGRSLRAVIDVSALGENTIVLDCDVLQADGGTRTAAITGAYVALADAVTWGKKHGAIKGGKKVLTDSVSAVSVGIIDGTPMLDLPYVEDVRADTDMNVVVTGSGDFVEVQGTAEHAPFNRTELDVLLDLALRGTSELAIIQQLALDEASR, encoded by the coding sequence ATGACTTCAGCCTCCACCTCCCAGACCGTCCGCGCGGACGGCCGCACGCCCGACGAGCTCCGCCCCGTCACGATCACCCGGAACTGGCTCGACGCCGCCGAGGGCAGCGTGCTCGTCGAGTTCGGGCGCACGCGCGTGCTGTGCGCGGCCTCGTTCACGGAGGGTGTGCCGCGCTGGCGCAAGGGCTCGGGGCAGGGCTGGGTCACGGCCGAGTACTCGATGCTGCCGCGCGCGACCAGCACCCGCAGCGACCGTGAGTCCGTCAAGGGGCGCATCGGCGGGCGCACGCACGAGATCTCTCGTCTCATCGGGCGCTCGCTGCGCGCGGTCATCGACGTGTCGGCGCTCGGCGAGAACACGATCGTGCTCGACTGCGACGTCCTGCAGGCCGACGGCGGCACGCGCACCGCGGCGATCACGGGCGCGTACGTCGCGCTCGCGGACGCCGTGACGTGGGGCAAGAAGCACGGGGCGATCAAGGGGGGCAAGAAGGTCCTCACGGACTCGGTCTCCGCGGTGAGCGTCGGCATCATCGACGGCACCCCCATGCTCGACCTGCCCTACGTCGAGGACGTGCGCGCGGACACCGACATGAACGTCGTGGTCACGGGCTCGGGCGACTTCGTCGAGGTGCAGGGCACGGCCGAGCACGCGCCGTTCAACCGCACCGAGCTCGACGTGCTGCTGGACCTCGCGCTGCGCGGCACGTCCGAGCTCGCGATCATCCAGCAGCTCGCGCTCGACGAGGCGTCGCGGTGA
- a CDS encoding Pr6Pr family membrane protein, with translation MTSAPVTASSGGGVGDRLRGPTAARWWHGVVAAMALVGVVWELFGTLGRGPLPGDTTTDLVVHFFSYFTILSNVLVGVTCVLLLADPLRDGRVFRVARLDALLCIAVTGIVYNTVLAGLQELGVAGIFTNLLLHQAGPLLAVVGWLVVGPRPRIDTATIWWSVLGPLAWIGYIFVQGAFSHWYPYPFMDVTEIGYPQALLNTGVVAVVFLLLAAGLGWVDRHMRRAPSPSAVGR, from the coding sequence GTGACCTCCGCTCCCGTGACGGCGTCGTCGGGCGGGGGCGTGGGTGACCGCCTGCGCGGGCCGACCGCGGCCCGCTGGTGGCACGGCGTCGTCGCGGCCATGGCGCTCGTCGGCGTCGTCTGGGAGCTCTTCGGCACGCTCGGGCGCGGACCGCTCCCGGGCGACACGACGACGGATCTCGTCGTCCACTTCTTCAGCTACTTCACGATCCTGTCGAACGTCCTGGTCGGGGTCACGTGCGTGCTGCTGCTCGCGGACCCGCTGCGGGACGGACGCGTGTTCCGCGTCGCGCGCCTCGACGCGCTGCTGTGCATCGCCGTGACCGGGATCGTCTACAACACCGTCCTCGCGGGGCTCCAGGAGCTGGGCGTCGCCGGGATCTTCACGAACCTGCTGCTGCACCAGGCCGGGCCGCTGCTCGCGGTCGTCGGGTGGCTCGTCGTGGGGCCTCGGCCTCGCATCGACACCGCGACGATCTGGTGGTCGGTCCTCGGGCCGCTCGCGTGGATCGGGTACATCTTCGTGCAGGGTGCGTTCTCGCACTGGTACCCGTACCCGTTCATGGACGTGACCGAGATCGGGTACCCGCAGGCGCTGCTCAACACGGGCGTCGTGGCCGTGGTGTTCCTCCTGCTCGCGGCAGGGCTCGGCTGGGTCGACCGGCACATGAGACGTGCCCCCTCGCCCTCGGCCGTGGGGCGCTGA
- a CDS encoding ABC-F family ATP-binding cassette domain-containing protein, which produces MHLAVDDLSFSYPGRPVLSGVSLRVGAGTRLGVVGENGTGKSTLLGVLAGELAPSGGEVRRQGSLAVVEQELVPLPGQTVGDLIHDSLATVRAVGAELDAVTRDFDHEHGNLAELSDVLARAEHLAVWDADRRVEVALSRLGACRDPQRELSTLSVGERYRVRLACRLAERSDLLLLDEPTNHLDTSGIDFLTGEIVAWGGGIVMVTHDRQLLDDVATEILDLDPAMDGKPVLYGQPGYLAYRFAKNQALHRWRQRYRAERKRAEKLAERLDASYEGLSDEWRPAKGSQKHRRATHARIHVKAADRLVQKLEAEAVEVPVPPLELRFPDLLAMSPGWSPDTPLLEVRSPRVDAGPGAAPQTLPDGAAATGPALPGARLDLPGTRIAIPPSGRLLITGPNGSGKSTLLAALAGTIGLDRGTRTVADGVRVGIVAQEGPSLPAGAEERTGFEEYAQEALDLLSAGTLDPDYLVPVAFLGLLTEEDLDRPLRELSAGQRRRFDLARALLAVPHVLLLDEPTNHLSIDLVDELTQALRVTPAAVVVATHDRRMREDFADWPTLEL; this is translated from the coding sequence GTGCACCTGGCTGTCGACGACCTCTCCTTCTCCTACCCCGGACGCCCCGTCCTGTCGGGCGTCTCGCTGCGCGTGGGCGCCGGCACGCGACTCGGCGTGGTCGGCGAGAACGGCACGGGCAAGTCGACGCTCCTGGGCGTCCTGGCCGGGGAGCTCGCCCCGAGCGGGGGCGAGGTGCGCCGCCAGGGCTCGCTCGCCGTCGTGGAGCAGGAGCTCGTGCCGCTGCCCGGGCAGACGGTCGGGGACCTGATCCACGACAGCCTCGCGACGGTGCGCGCCGTGGGGGCCGAGCTCGACGCCGTGACGCGCGACTTCGACCACGAGCACGGCAACCTCGCCGAGCTCTCGGACGTCCTGGCCCGCGCCGAGCACCTGGCGGTGTGGGACGCGGACCGGCGCGTCGAGGTCGCGCTCTCCCGGCTCGGTGCGTGCCGCGACCCGCAGCGCGAGCTCTCGACGCTCTCGGTGGGCGAGCGCTACCGTGTGCGCCTCGCGTGCCGCCTGGCCGAGCGCAGCGACCTGCTGCTGCTCGACGAGCCGACCAACCACCTCGACACGAGCGGCATCGACTTCCTCACGGGCGAGATCGTGGCGTGGGGCGGTGGGATCGTCATGGTCACGCACGACCGCCAGCTGCTCGACGACGTCGCGACCGAGATCCTCGACCTGGACCCCGCGATGGACGGCAAGCCCGTCCTGTACGGGCAGCCCGGCTACCTCGCCTACCGGTTCGCCAAGAACCAGGCCCTGCACCGGTGGCGTCAGCGCTACCGGGCCGAGCGCAAGCGCGCCGAGAAGCTCGCCGAGCGCCTCGACGCCTCCTACGAGGGGCTGTCCGACGAGTGGCGTCCCGCCAAGGGCAGCCAGAAGCACCGGCGCGCGACGCACGCGCGCATCCACGTCAAGGCCGCGGACCGCCTCGTGCAGAAGCTCGAGGCCGAGGCCGTCGAGGTCCCGGTCCCGCCGCTCGAGCTGCGCTTCCCGGACCTGCTGGCCATGTCTCCCGGCTGGTCGCCCGACACCCCGCTGCTCGAGGTGCGCAGCCCGCGCGTGGACGCCGGCCCGGGTGCCGCACCGCAGACCCTGCCCGACGGCGCCGCCGCCACGGGGCCGGCCCTGCCAGGGGCACGGCTCGACCTGCCCGGGACGCGCATCGCGATCCCGCCGTCGGGCCGGCTGCTCATCACGGGGCCGAACGGCTCGGGCAAGTCGACCCTCCTCGCGGCGCTCGCGGGCACGATCGGCCTCGACCGGGGAACCAGGACGGTCGCCGACGGGGTGCGCGTCGGGATCGTCGCGCAGGAGGGGCCGTCGCTGCCGGCGGGTGCCGAGGAACGGACGGGCTTCGAGGAGTACGCGCAGGAGGCGCTCGACCTGCTCTCGGCGGGCACGCTCGACCCGGACTACCTGGTGCCCGTCGCGTTCCTGGGGCTGCTGACCGAGGAGGACCTGGACCGGCCGCTGCGCGAGCTGTCCGCGGGGCAGCGGCGCCGCTTCGACCTGGCCCGCGCGCTGCTCGCGGTGCCGCACGTCCTGCTGCTCGACGAGCCGACCAACCACCTCTCGATCGACCTGGTCGACGAGCTGACCCAGGCGCTGCGCGTCACGCCTGCGGCCGTGGTCGTCGCGACGCACGACCGCAGGATGCGCGAGGACTTCGCGGACTGGCCCACGCTCGAGCTCTAG
- a CDS encoding DUF3054 domain-containing protein: MTSPSSAAPTTSRPAVRPGIVALAVVLDVVAVLAFAAGGRATHSADSPLAAVLTIAWPFLVGLAVGWVLLRAWRSPLTAWPTGLVLWVTTWVVGMALRWATGEGLATAFLVVSAGFLLATLVGWRLVALLVLRLRGGRQG, encoded by the coding sequence ATGACCTCGCCGTCCTCTGCCGCCCCCACCACGTCCCGTCCGGCCGTCCGGCCCGGCATCGTCGCCCTCGCCGTCGTGCTCGACGTCGTCGCCGTCCTCGCGTTCGCGGCCGGCGGTCGGGCGACGCACTCGGCGGACAGCCCGCTGGCTGCCGTCCTGACGATCGCGTGGCCGTTCCTCGTCGGGCTGGCGGTCGGATGGGTCCTGCTTCGCGCCTGGCGCTCGCCGCTCACGGCCTGGCCGACCGGGCTGGTCCTGTGGGTCACGACGTGGGTCGTGGGGATGGCCCTGCGCTGGGCCACGGGCGAGGGCCTCGCGACCGCGTTCCTCGTGGTGTCCGCGGGCTTCCTGCTCGCGACGCTCGTGGGCTGGCGGCTCGTCGCGCTCCTGGTGCTCAGGCTCCGCGGCGGGCGGCAGGGCTGA
- the rdgB gene encoding RdgB/HAM1 family non-canonical purine NTP pyrophosphatase, whose product MSVPAGARLVLATHNVGKLTELRAILAAQPGLDLPPEAVVSAREVGAPEPVEDGVTFAENALIKARALAAATGLPAVADDSGLAVDVLGGAPGIFSARWSGRHGDDRANLDLLLAQLGDVPAEHRAAGFVCAAALVTPDGGEWVRTGEMRGTLLSAPRGAGGFGYDPILLPDGETRSAAELSAAEKNAISHRGQAFRALAPLVVAVLTGVGIDEPQAAESA is encoded by the coding sequence GTGAGCGTCCCCGCGGGGGCCCGCCTCGTCCTGGCGACCCACAACGTGGGCAAGCTCACCGAGCTCCGTGCGATCCTGGCCGCGCAGCCCGGCCTGGACCTGCCGCCGGAGGCCGTGGTCTCGGCGCGCGAGGTCGGCGCGCCGGAGCCCGTCGAGGACGGCGTGACGTTCGCCGAGAACGCGCTCATCAAGGCCCGCGCGCTGGCCGCGGCGACCGGTCTGCCGGCCGTGGCCGACGACTCGGGTCTCGCGGTCGACGTCCTGGGCGGTGCACCGGGGATCTTCTCCGCGCGCTGGTCCGGCCGGCACGGCGACGACCGGGCGAACCTCGACCTGCTGCTCGCGCAGCTCGGTGACGTCCCGGCGGAGCACCGTGCGGCGGGCTTCGTGTGCGCGGCCGCGCTCGTGACGCCGGACGGTGGCGAGTGGGTGCGCACGGGAGAGATGCGCGGGACGCTCCTGAGCGCCCCGCGCGGCGCGGGCGGCTTCGGCTACGACCCGATCCTCCTGCCCGACGGCGAGACCCGGTCAGCCGCCGAGCTGTCGGCCGCGGAGAAGAACGCGATCAGCCACCGCGGCCAGGCGTTCCGTGCGCTCGCCCCACTGGTCGTCGCGGTGCTCACGGGCGTCGGGATCGACGAGCCTCAGGCCGCCGAGTCCGCTTGA